Proteins encoded together in one Eublepharis macularius isolate TG4126 chromosome 2, MPM_Emac_v1.0, whole genome shotgun sequence window:
- the LOC129324251 gene encoding olfactory receptor 1020-like isoform X2: MVRTLIMDKENYTTMNEFILLGLTDRPELQIPLFVIFLWIYAVSLVGNLGMVVLIGIDSRLHTPMYFFLCHLSFVDFCYSTVITPKMLVNFVADVNVISFSECAVQFYLFGSCAGIEGFLLAAMAYDRYNAICNPLLYKAIMSWKVCAYLVIASFLAGFINAAIHTYFTFQLQFCDSNIINHFFCDTPPLLALSCSDIHINLIIIFVFATFNELSCLLTILVSYSYILSAILRISTSEGRHRAFSTCASHLLAVTIFFGTILFMYLRPSSSHSMDQDKIVSVFYTVMIPMLNPLIYSLRNREVKDAVKKAVGRKIF; this comes from the exons ATGGTGAGGACATTG ATAATGGACAAAGAAAATTACACTACAATGAATGAATTCATTCTCCTTGGACTGACAGATCGACCCGAGCTACAGATTCCACTCTTTGTAATCTTTCTATGGATCTATGCTGTCAGCTTGGTAGGAAATCTAGGGATGGTGGTCTTAATTGGAATTGACTCTCGACTTCAcacccccatgtatttcttcctctgccacttgTCCTTTGTAGACTTTTGTTATTCCACTGTCATCACCCCTAAGATGCTGGTGAACTTTGTAGCGGATGTCAATGTCATTTCATTCAGTGAATGTGCTGTGCAATTCTACTTATTTGGTTCATGTGCCGGCATTGAGGGGTTCCTTTTGGCAGCAATGGCATATGACAGGTACAATGCCATCTGTAATCCACTTCTGTACAAAGCTATCATGTCTTGGAAAGTCTGTGCCTACTTAGTAATTGCGTCATTTCTAGCAGGATTCATTAATGCAGCAATACACACCTATTTTACATTTCAGCTACAATTCTGTGACTCCAATATCATCAAccatttcttctgtgacactCCCCCACTTCTAGCACTCTCTTGCTCTGACATACACATCAATCTGATCATCATTTTTGTTTTTGCCACTTTCAATGAATTAAGCTGTCTCCTTACAATTCTAGTCTCCTACAGCTATATCCTCTCTGCCATCTTAAGAATCAGCACTTCTGAAGGGAGACATAGAGCCTTTTCCACCTGTGCCTCCCATTTACTGGCTGTAACCATATTCTTTGGAACTATCTTGTTTATGTATTTGAGACCCAGCTCCAGTCATTCTATGGATCAGGACAAAATAGTGTCCGTATTCTACACTGTAATGATCCCTATGCTGAACCCCCTTATCTATAGCTTAAGAAACAGGGAAGTAAAAGATGCTGTGAAGAAAGCAGTTGGCAGGAAAATCTTTTAA
- the LOC129324251 gene encoding olfactory receptor 1020-like isoform X1, whose amino-acid sequence MKEANWTQVSEFILLGFSEQWELQIILFWLFLLIYLLTLIGNVSMIVLIQTDSLRHSPMYFFLSNLSFTDICCSSSITPRFLYDLFVGSKVISFNACATQMWFFAIFATTECYLLAAMAYDRFVAICNPLLYPVTMTKNICLQLLAGCYLAGVVTAIALTSGTFSLSFCGPNEVSSYFCDIPPLLRLSCSNNYISKIMDKENYTTMNEFILLGLTDRPELQIPLFVIFLWIYAVSLVGNLGMVVLIGIDSRLHTPMYFFLCHLSFVDFCYSTVITPKMLVNFVADVNVISFSECAVQFYLFGSCAGIEGFLLAAMAYDRYNAICNPLLYKAIMSWKVCAYLVIASFLAGFINAAIHTYFTFQLQFCDSNIINHFFCDTPPLLALSCSDIHINLIIIFVFATFNELSCLLTILVSYSYILSAILRISTSEGRHRAFSTCASHLLAVTIFFGTILFMYLRPSSSHSMDQDKIVSVFYTVMIPMLNPLIYSLRNREVKDAVKKAVGRKIF is encoded by the exons ATGAAGGAGGCAAATTGGACTCAAGTGTCTGAATTCATTCTCTTAGGATTCTCAGAACAATGGGAATTGCAGATAATATTGTTCTGGCTCTTTCTACTCATTTACCTACTAACTCTAATAGGAAATGTGAGTATGATTGTGCTGATTCAGACAGATTCCCTCCGACActctccaatgtattttttcctcagTAACCTGTCCTTCACTGACATCTGCTGCTCCTCAAGCATCACACCTAGGTTTCTGTATGATCTCTTTGTAGGTAGCAAGGTTATTTCATTCAATGCATGTGCAACCCAGATGTGGTTCTTTGCGATCTTTGCCACAACTGAGTGCTACCTTTTAGCTGCCATGGCTTATGATCGATTTGTCGCTATCTGTAACCCTCTTCTTTATCCAGTCACCATGACCAAAAATATCTGTCTCCAGCTTCTTGCTGGCTGTTATCTGGCAGGAGTTGTGACTGCCATTGCCCTTACCAGTGGTACATTCAGTCTTTCTTTCTGTGGACCCAATGAAGTCAGTTCTTATTTCTGTGACATCCCTCCTTTGCTTCGACTCTCCTGCTCAAATAATTATATTTCTAAG ATAATGGACAAAGAAAATTACACTACAATGAATGAATTCATTCTCCTTGGACTGACAGATCGACCCGAGCTACAGATTCCACTCTTTGTAATCTTTCTATGGATCTATGCTGTCAGCTTGGTAGGAAATCTAGGGATGGTGGTCTTAATTGGAATTGACTCTCGACTTCAcacccccatgtatttcttcctctgccacttgTCCTTTGTAGACTTTTGTTATTCCACTGTCATCACCCCTAAGATGCTGGTGAACTTTGTAGCGGATGTCAATGTCATTTCATTCAGTGAATGTGCTGTGCAATTCTACTTATTTGGTTCATGTGCCGGCATTGAGGGGTTCCTTTTGGCAGCAATGGCATATGACAGGTACAATGCCATCTGTAATCCACTTCTGTACAAAGCTATCATGTCTTGGAAAGTCTGTGCCTACTTAGTAATTGCGTCATTTCTAGCAGGATTCATTAATGCAGCAATACACACCTATTTTACATTTCAGCTACAATTCTGTGACTCCAATATCATCAAccatttcttctgtgacactCCCCCACTTCTAGCACTCTCTTGCTCTGACATACACATCAATCTGATCATCATTTTTGTTTTTGCCACTTTCAATGAATTAAGCTGTCTCCTTACAATTCTAGTCTCCTACAGCTATATCCTCTCTGCCATCTTAAGAATCAGCACTTCTGAAGGGAGACATAGAGCCTTTTCCACCTGTGCCTCCCATTTACTGGCTGTAACCATATTCTTTGGAACTATCTTGTTTATGTATTTGAGACCCAGCTCCAGTCATTCTATGGATCAGGACAAAATAGTGTCCGTATTCTACACTGTAATGATCCCTATGCTGAACCCCCTTATCTATAGCTTAAGAAACAGGGAAGTAAAAGATGCTGTGAAGAAAGCAGTTGGCAGGAAAATCTTTTAA